A genomic segment from Verrucomicrobiia bacterium encodes:
- a CDS encoding lysophospholipid acyltransferase family protein, whose product MIAALLIGLVRLLTGARMRWQGTGPELRQRIYFANHSSNLDALVIWAALPSAIRKQTRPIAAKDYWSSGLRAYLANEVLHALLIERKKVTASDNPLEQMEAALANGSSLILFPEGTRNAGPEPHAFKGGLFHLARKLPQLELVPVYLENLNRVLPKGEVLPVPMLGSITVGAPISLGAEEAKADFLERARLAVWNLRLT is encoded by the coding sequence ATGATCGCCGCCTTGCTCATCGGCCTGGTCCGGTTGCTCACCGGTGCACGCATGCGCTGGCAAGGGACAGGGCCTGAACTGCGACAACGCATCTACTTCGCCAATCACTCAAGCAACCTAGACGCACTCGTCATCTGGGCAGCCTTGCCATCAGCCATCCGTAAACAGACACGACCCATCGCCGCCAAAGATTATTGGTCAAGTGGTCTGCGTGCTTATCTGGCGAATGAAGTCTTGCACGCCTTGCTCATCGAGCGAAAGAAAGTGACGGCCAGTGATAATCCCCTGGAACAGATGGAAGCGGCCTTGGCCAATGGCTCTTCGCTCATCCTGTTTCCCGAAGGCACGCGCAATGCCGGACCGGAACCGCATGCGTTCAAAGGCGGCCTGTTCCACCTCGCCCGCAAGTTGCCGCAACTGGAGCTCGTGCCCGTCTACTTGGAGAATCTCAATCGCGTGCTGCCGAAAGGCGAAGTGCTGCCGGTGCCCATGCTCGGCAGTATCACCGTGGGTGCGCCCATCAGCTTGGGTGCGGAAGAAGCCAAAGCGGACTTCTTGGAACGCGCCCGCCTGGCGGTGTGGAACCTGCGACTCACATGA
- a CDS encoding CDP-alcohol phosphatidyltransferase family protein produces the protein MVENSPSRRPLKSRDTLWAGAAARLLIRCGLRPNTVSVLSIFFAALAGVAFWLAPQQIPSLQPWFLFAAALNIQLRLLCNLFDGMIAIEGGFKTKSGEIYNELPDRFADIFILVGAGYTSLTISWLHHVGWLAAALAVMTAYVRALGASTGAGQQFCGPMAKPHRMAAVTIASLLDAFALWFGWSFTLLPWCLVIVSIGCLITIFRRTSRIVRTLESQ, from the coding sequence ATGGTCGAAAACTCTCCTTCACGTCGTCCGCTGAAGTCACGCGATACCCTCTGGGCAGGTGCGGCGGCCCGTTTGCTTATCCGTTGCGGTCTCCGTCCGAACACCGTTTCCGTGCTCAGCATTTTCTTCGCCGCTCTCGCCGGAGTGGCATTCTGGCTCGCCCCACAGCAAATCCCTTCGTTGCAACCCTGGTTTCTCTTTGCAGCCGCGCTGAACATCCAGCTCCGCCTTCTGTGCAATCTCTTCGACGGCATGATCGCCATTGAAGGCGGTTTCAAGACGAAGTCCGGCGAGATCTATAACGAACTGCCTGATCGCTTTGCTGACATCTTTATTCTGGTGGGTGCCGGGTACACTTCACTCACGATTTCTTGGCTGCATCATGTCGGTTGGCTCGCAGCAGCACTAGCGGTGATGACCGCGTATGTCCGTGCACTCGGTGCTTCCACCGGTGCCGGGCAGCAATTCTGTGGTCCGATGGCTAAGCCACACCGCATGGCTGCGGTCACGATTGCTTCGTTGCTCGATGCATTCGCTCTCTGGTTCGGCTGGTCATTCACTCTGCTGCCATGGTGCCTGGTCATCGTCAGCATCGGTTGCCTGATCACGATCTTCCGCCGCACCAGCCGTATCGTCCGCACTTTGGAGAGCCAATGA
- a CDS encoding MoxR family ATPase: MRVGSTAMRIIDNVEKVIVGKRQEVTLTLMALFAEGHVLLEDVPGVAKTMLARALAQSIGCNFKRLQCTPDLLPNDITGASIFNPKTTEFEFRPGPLFAQIALADEINRATPRAQSALLEAMAERKITVDGTNYELKRPFFLIATQNPVDHEGTFPLPEAQLDRFLVRLSLGYPSMEEEGRMIDRMRTAHPIDSLGAVVSAEEVVACQQAVREVQADPKVRDYILQIVRGTREHDAVRLGGSPRATLSLFRAAQSMAAIQGDEFILPDYVKQIAPTVLAHRLILKPESRLRKVTPAGVIEEVLRKVPVPLLPDTMRR, encoded by the coding sequence ATGCGCGTGGGCTCCACGGCGATGCGCATCATCGACAACGTGGAGAAAGTCATCGTGGGCAAGCGACAAGAGGTCACGCTCACGCTCATGGCCCTCTTCGCGGAAGGACATGTGCTGCTGGAAGACGTGCCGGGTGTGGCGAAGACCATGCTGGCACGGGCTCTTGCGCAAAGCATCGGGTGCAATTTCAAACGATTGCAATGCACGCCCGACCTGTTGCCGAACGACATCACAGGCGCCTCTATCTTCAATCCCAAGACGACGGAGTTCGAGTTCCGCCCCGGACCGCTCTTTGCACAGATCGCCCTCGCGGATGAAATCAACCGTGCCACACCGCGTGCCCAATCCGCGCTGCTGGAAGCGATGGCGGAGCGGAAGATCACGGTGGATGGGACGAATTATGAATTGAAGCGGCCGTTCTTCCTCATCGCCACGCAGAATCCGGTGGATCACGAAGGCACATTCCCGCTGCCAGAGGCGCAACTGGACCGCTTCCTCGTGCGACTCAGCTTAGGTTATCCGAGCATGGAGGAGGAAGGACGCATGATTGACCGCATGCGTACTGCGCATCCGATTGATTCACTCGGTGCGGTGGTGAGCGCGGAAGAAGTCGTCGCCTGCCAGCAAGCGGTGCGTGAAGTGCAGGCGGACCCGAAGGTGCGAGATTACATCCTGCAGATCGTGCGCGGCACGCGGGAACATGATGCGGTGCGCTTGGGCGGCAGCCCACGTGCTACGCTCTCGCTCTTCCGCGCGGCGCAATCCATGGCGGCCATCCAAGGGGATGAATTTATCCTGCCAGATTACGTGAAACAGATAGCACCAACGGTGCTCGCGCACCGGTTGATTTTGAAACCGGAGAGCAGGTTGCGGAAGGTGACGCCAGCGGGTGTGATCGAGGAAGTGTTGCGTAAGGTACCGGTGCCGCTGTTGCCAGATACGATGAGACGATGA
- a CDS encoding DUF58 domain-containing protein yields MKWIIGALVLLVAGLVLRLELLVYAMYVLLGVLLVSRLLARTWIESLSAKRKCEEAQLEVGGTLPVKVTLSNSGALAVPWALVEDSLPTEALQASPAQLQIEGPRLGLVRVPSRGEKVIEYSVTFLRRGYYQVGPLLVESGDLFGLHRRYRVLTLPHYVTVLPHVVPLEGYDIASHRPLGEIRLTHRLFEDTARISGVRQYVEGDALNRIHWRATARTGVLQCKTFEPSCIAGATLVLDFHKDSFNVPGAEYRAELGVTTVVSIANALYELGEQFAFATNARDGAERVATEGWRFEFTTRDAAQKMAAPAERKDRLRPVVIEPNTGDEHFTHLRETLARVEWNDGLTLSQLLNEVESRLSRDTTVIVVVPQITEEMAFALGALQRNGFKVFAVMITFGDEDYHDWAKPPVWAGRLLAEGVEFRWIFDEAGLSSLCASEVWR; encoded by the coding sequence ATGAAGTGGATCATTGGAGCGCTGGTGTTGCTGGTGGCCGGGCTGGTTCTGCGGCTCGAGCTGCTGGTGTATGCCATGTATGTGCTGCTGGGCGTCTTGCTCGTCAGCCGTCTGCTGGCGCGCACATGGATCGAGAGCCTGTCGGCGAAACGGAAGTGTGAGGAGGCGCAACTGGAAGTAGGCGGCACATTGCCCGTGAAAGTCACGTTGAGCAACAGTGGGGCGCTCGCAGTGCCTTGGGCGCTGGTGGAGGATTCGTTACCCACGGAAGCGTTACAGGCGAGTCCGGCGCAATTGCAGATAGAAGGCCCGCGGTTGGGCTTAGTTCGCGTACCATCGCGCGGAGAGAAGGTCATCGAATACAGCGTCACGTTCTTGCGACGAGGTTATTATCAAGTCGGTCCGTTGCTGGTGGAGAGCGGCGATCTGTTCGGATTGCACCGGCGCTATCGCGTGCTAACGTTGCCGCATTACGTCACGGTGCTGCCGCATGTGGTGCCGCTGGAGGGATACGACATCGCATCGCACCGGCCACTCGGCGAGATACGGCTGACGCATCGGCTCTTTGAGGACACGGCACGCATCTCGGGTGTGCGGCAATATGTGGAAGGCGATGCGTTGAATCGCATCCACTGGCGGGCGACGGCACGCACGGGTGTGTTGCAATGCAAGACGTTCGAGCCTTCATGCATCGCCGGTGCCACGCTTGTTCTGGATTTTCACAAGGACAGTTTCAATGTGCCCGGTGCGGAGTATCGGGCGGAACTGGGCGTGACCACGGTGGTATCCATTGCGAACGCGCTTTACGAATTGGGCGAGCAGTTCGCCTTTGCCACGAATGCACGCGATGGTGCGGAGCGAGTGGCCACAGAAGGCTGGCGCTTTGAATTCACCACGCGTGATGCGGCACAGAAGATGGCGGCGCCAGCAGAGCGGAAGGATAGGCTGCGCCCGGTGGTGATCGAGCCGAACACAGGCGACGAGCATTTTACTCATCTACGCGAAACACTGGCGCGCGTGGAATGGAATGACGGGCTGACGTTATCGCAATTGCTGAACGAAGTGGAATCAAGGCTCTCGCGGGATACAACGGTCATCGTAGTCGTGCCGCAGATCACGGAGGAGATGGCGTTCGCACTCGGGGCATTGCAACGGAACGGTTTCAAGGTGTTCGCAGTGATGATCACGTTCGGGGATGAGGATTACCATGATTGGGCCAAGCCACCGGTGTGGGCGGGACGTTTGTTGGCGGAAGGAGTCGAGTTCCGCTGGATCTTTGATGAGGCGGGGTTGTCGTCTCTGTGTGCGAGCGAGGTGTGGAGATGA